A section of the Pseudomonas tritici genome encodes:
- a CDS encoding MarC family protein, with translation MLHVLFSVYLKMLVLYSPFFVLSCFISLTRGYSSKERRRLAWKVALATLVSSVLLYLFGRVIFSVFGITVDAFRIGAGSVLFISALGMAQGKSAVQTDNVQQDVTIVPLTIPLTVGPGTIGALLVMGVSQPHWDDKLTAILSIALASLTVGVVLYLSNRIERILGDQGLQIVSRLMGLFVCALAAQIIFTGVRGYLVP, from the coding sequence ATGCTCCACGTGTTATTCAGCGTCTACCTGAAAATGCTGGTGCTCTACAGCCCGTTCTTCGTGCTGTCCTGCTTTATCAGCCTTACTCGCGGCTACTCCAGCAAAGAGCGTCGGCGCCTGGCCTGGAAAGTGGCGCTGGCGACCCTGGTCTCGAGCGTGTTGCTCTACCTGTTCGGCCGGGTGATTTTCAGCGTGTTCGGCATCACCGTCGACGCCTTCCGCATCGGCGCCGGCAGTGTGCTGTTTATCTCTGCCCTGGGCATGGCCCAAGGCAAGTCGGCCGTGCAGACCGACAACGTGCAGCAGGACGTGACCATCGTGCCGCTGACCATTCCCCTCACCGTCGGCCCCGGCACCATTGGTGCACTGTTGGTGATGGGCGTGAGCCAGCCGCACTGGGATGACAAGCTCACCGCCATCCTCAGCATCGCCCTGGCCAGCCTCACGGTCGGCGTGGTGCTGTACCTGTCCAACCGTATCGAACGCATCCTCGGTGATCAGGGCTTGCAGATTGTCAGTCGATTGATGGGATTGTTTGTGTGCGCCTTGGCCGCGCAAATCATCTTTACCGGGGTGCGCGGCTACCTGGTGCCCTAG
- the prmA gene encoding 50S ribosomal protein L11 methyltransferase — MPWLQVRLAISPEQAETYEDAFLEVGAVSVTFMDAEDQPIFEPELNTTPLWSHTHLLALFEDGTDAAAVLAHMELLTGGPLPEHHSEVIEDQDWERSWMDNFQPMRFGQRLWIVPSWHAAPEPDAVNLLLDPGLAFGTGTHPTTALCLEWLDGQDLTDSHVLDFGCGSGILAIAALLLGAKEAVGTDIDVQALEASRDNAGRNNIPESKFPLYLPEQLPQVQADVLVANILAGPLVSLAPQLSSLVKPGGRLALSGILAEQGEDVAAAYAQDFELDPIANRDGWVRISGRRR, encoded by the coding sequence ATGCCTTGGCTGCAAGTCCGTCTCGCCATCAGCCCAGAACAAGCCGAAACCTATGAAGACGCGTTCCTCGAAGTGGGCGCTGTCTCGGTCACCTTCATGGACGCCGAAGACCAACCGATCTTCGAACCTGAACTCAACACCACCCCGCTGTGGTCCCACACCCATTTGCTGGCCCTGTTCGAAGACGGCACCGACGCTGCCGCCGTGCTGGCCCACATGGAATTGCTCACCGGCGGCCCATTGCCGGAGCATCACAGCGAAGTGATCGAAGACCAGGACTGGGAACGCAGCTGGATGGACAACTTCCAGCCGATGCGTTTCGGCCAGCGCCTGTGGATCGTGCCAAGCTGGCACGCCGCGCCTGAGCCGGATGCCGTCAACCTGCTGCTGGACCCGGGCCTCGCGTTCGGCACCGGCACCCACCCGACCACCGCCCTGTGCCTGGAATGGCTGGACGGCCAGGACCTGACCGACAGCCACGTGCTGGACTTCGGCTGCGGCTCGGGCATCCTGGCAATTGCCGCCCTGCTGCTCGGCGCAAAGGAAGCCGTGGGCACCGATATCGACGTACAGGCCCTGGAAGCCTCCCGCGATAACGCCGGACGCAACAACATTCCTGAAAGCAAATTCCCACTCTACCTGCCAGAGCAATTGCCCCAGGTGCAGGCCGATGTGCTCGTGGCGAACATTCTCGCCGGGCCGCTGGTGTCCCTGGCGCCGCAGCTGTCCAGCCTGGTCAAGCCGGGCGGCCGTTTGGCGCTGTCGGGCATCCTCGCAGAGCAAGGCGAAGACGTCGCCGCTGCCTACGCGCAGGATTTCGAGCTGGACCCCATCGCTAACCGTGATGGCTGGGTACGCATCAGCGGTCGTCGGCGCTAG
- the dusB gene encoding tRNA dihydrouridine synthase DusB, protein MSAVRIGPYTLQNGLILAPMAGVTDQPFRQLCKRLGAGLVVSEMVTSDMSLWNTRKSRMRMIHEGDPEPRSVQIAGGDAQMLADAARANVELGAQIIDINMGCPAKKVCNKAAGSALLKDEQLVAEILQAVVAAVDVPVTLKIRTGWDRENKNGLVVAKIAEQAGITALAVHGRTRADLYTGEAEYDTIAAIKQAVSMPVFANGDIDSAEKARRVLHATGADGLLIGRAAQGRPWIFREIEHFLRTGEMLPAPGLVEVERILLEHLNALHVFYGDVMGVRIARKHVGWYLATLPGAKEFRAQFNRLDETQAQVATVREFFAERDNSLGTGDAKGVAA, encoded by the coding sequence ATGTCGGCGGTACGCATCGGCCCATACACATTGCAGAACGGCTTGATTCTCGCCCCGATGGCGGGCGTCACCGACCAGCCCTTTCGTCAGCTGTGCAAGCGTTTGGGCGCGGGTCTAGTAGTCTCGGAAATGGTCACCAGCGACATGAGCTTGTGGAACACCCGCAAATCGCGGATGCGCATGATCCACGAAGGTGATCCCGAGCCCCGCTCGGTACAGATCGCCGGCGGTGATGCGCAAATGCTGGCGGATGCGGCCCGGGCCAACGTGGAGTTGGGGGCGCAGATCATCGATATCAACATGGGCTGCCCGGCCAAGAAGGTCTGCAACAAGGCCGCCGGTTCCGCCCTGTTGAAAGATGAGCAGTTGGTTGCCGAGATCCTGCAGGCCGTTGTCGCCGCAGTGGATGTGCCGGTCACCCTGAAGATTCGCACGGGTTGGGACCGGGAGAACAAGAACGGCCTGGTGGTGGCGAAGATCGCCGAACAGGCAGGCATTACAGCGCTGGCGGTGCATGGCCGCACCCGCGCCGACCTTTACACCGGTGAAGCCGAGTACGACACCATTGCTGCGATCAAGCAGGCGGTGTCGATGCCGGTGTTTGCCAATGGCGACATCGACTCAGCCGAGAAAGCCCGGCGCGTACTGCACGCAACCGGCGCCGATGGTTTGTTGATTGGCCGGGCCGCCCAGGGGCGGCCGTGGATTTTTCGTGAGATCGAGCATTTCCTGCGTACCGGCGAAATGTTACCGGCGCCAGGGTTGGTCGAGGTGGAACGTATTCTGCTAGAGCATTTGAATGCCCTGCACGTTTTCTACGGAGACGTGATGGGCGTGCGCATTGCTCGCAAGCATGTCGGCTGGTATCTCGCAACCTTGCCGGGCGCCAAGGAGTTTCGCGCCCAGTTCAATCGTTTGGATGAAACGCAGGCACAGGTCGCCACCGTTCGTGAGTTCTTCGCCGAACGTGACAACAGCCTGGGAACAGGGGATGCAAAGGGGGTGGCCGCATGA
- the purH gene encoding bifunctional phosphoribosylaminoimidazolecarboxamide formyltransferase/IMP cyclohydrolase, whose translation MTDQTTRLPIRRALISVSDKTGILEFARELEALGVEILSTGGTFKLLQDNGVAAVEVADYTGFAEMMDGRVKTLHPKIHGGILGRRGIDDAIMTEHGIKPIDLVAVNLYPFEATINKPGCDLPTAIENIDIGGPTMVRSAAKNHKDVAIVVNASDYANVLESLKAGGLTYAQRFDLMLKAFEHTAAYDGMIANYMGTVNQTAETLSTEGRSQFPRTFNSQFIKAQEMRYGENPHQSAAFYVEAKPAEVGIATATQLQGKELSYNNVADTDAALECVKSFVKPACVIVKHANPCGVAVSPDAEGGIRQAYELAYATDTESAFGGIIAFNRELDAETAKAIVERQFVEVIIAPSVSEEARAIVAAKANVRLLACGEWSADRAAAWDYKRVNGGLLVQSRDIGMIGSEDLKVVTKRAPTEQEINDLIFAWKVAKYVKSNAIVYAKNRQTIGVGAGQMSRVNSARIAAIKAEHAGLQVVGSVMASDAFFPFRDGLDNAAKAGVTAVIQPGGSMRDAEVIAAADEAGIAMVFTGMRHFRH comes from the coding sequence ATGACCGACCAGACTACCCGCCTGCCGATCCGCCGCGCCTTGATCAGTGTTTCCGACAAGACCGGGATCCTCGAATTTGCCCGGGAGCTGGAAGCCCTGGGTGTGGAAATCCTCTCCACGGGCGGGACCTTCAAACTGCTGCAGGACAACGGCGTGGCCGCAGTGGAAGTGGCGGACTACACCGGTTTCGCAGAAATGATGGACGGCCGGGTCAAGACCCTGCACCCGAAAATCCACGGCGGCATCCTCGGCCGTCGCGGCATCGACGACGCGATCATGACCGAACACGGCATCAAGCCGATCGACCTGGTGGCCGTTAACCTCTACCCGTTCGAAGCCACCATCAACAAGCCGGGCTGCGACCTGCCGACCGCTATCGAAAACATCGATATCGGCGGCCCAACCATGGTTCGCTCGGCGGCCAAGAACCACAAAGACGTGGCCATCGTGGTTAACGCCAGCGATTACGCCAACGTGCTCGAAAGCCTGAAAGCCGGTGGCCTGACCTACGCCCAGCGTTTCGACCTGATGCTCAAGGCGTTCGAACACACCGCCGCCTACGACGGCATGATCGCCAACTACATGGGCACCGTTAACCAAACGGCCGAGACCCTGAGCACCGAAGGCCGCAGCCAGTTCCCGCGCACCTTCAACAGCCAGTTCATCAAGGCCCAGGAAATGCGCTACGGCGAGAACCCGCACCAGAGCGCGGCGTTCTACGTTGAGGCAAAACCGGCCGAAGTCGGCATCGCCACCGCGACCCAACTGCAAGGTAAAGAGCTGTCCTACAACAACGTGGCCGACACCGACGCCGCGCTGGAATGCGTGAAAAGCTTCGTCAAGCCGGCCTGCGTCATCGTCAAGCACGCCAACCCGTGCGGCGTGGCCGTGAGCCCGGACGCAGAAGGCGGTATCCGCCAGGCCTACGAACTGGCCTACGCCACTGACACCGAATCGGCGTTCGGCGGCATCATCGCCTTCAACCGTGAGCTGGATGCCGAGACCGCCAAGGCGATCGTCGAGCGTCAGTTCGTTGAAGTGATCATCGCGCCAAGCGTCAGCGAAGAAGCCCGCGCCATCGTCGCCGCCAAGGCCAATGTGCGCCTGCTGGCGTGCGGCGAGTGGTCGGCTGACCGCGCCGCTGCCTGGGACTACAAGCGCGTCAACGGCGGCTTGCTGGTACAGAGCCGCGACATCGGCATGATCGGCAGCGAAGACCTGAAAGTGGTGACCAAGCGCGCACCGACCGAGCAAGAGATCAACGACCTGATCTTCGCCTGGAAAGTGGCCAAGTACGTTAAATCCAACGCCATCGTCTACGCCAAGAACCGCCAGACCATCGGTGTCGGTGCCGGCCAGATGAGCCGCGTGAACTCGGCGCGTATCGCCGCGATCAAGGCTGAACACGCCGGTTTGCAGGTCGTGGGTTCGGTAATGGCTTCCGATGCGTTCTTCCCGTTCCGTGATGGCTTGGACAATGCCGCGAAAGCCGGCGTGACCGCCGTGATCCAACCGGGCGGTTCGATGCGTGATGCCGAGGTGATCGCCGCTGCTGATGAAGCCGGCATTGCCATGGTATTCACCGGCATGCGCCACTTCCGTCACTAA
- a CDS encoding DUF3426 domain-containing protein — MTDSFVTQCPHCQARFRVNHAQLSVARGVVRCGSCLQVFNAARQLLEQRGQVPAPQPDLPDLPAAEPVPEITLEAPRAISQKQWTAEELDLDNLDLDEELAKLERREIQHTLPAGAERRQPGAERRQKEESFSASRDTVKAEEEKWAASLFSEPPEERAQSTEAEPEPTNAPATKQRTEPSMSFHTDDIDDEPPLRSTPEDDDTDPPFTPLTQSADDVEPEERPKPRRKRPRAETNVHDDQLLDLEDDPLHLYAQKRPASLGRRLIWLLLVLIAAAGLAGQYIAYQFDELARQDAYRPWFQELCPTLGCTVPSRVDIAHIKSSNLVVRSHPDFAGALVVDAIIYNRATFSQPFPLLELRFADLNGGLIASRRFKPAEYLSGELAGVSEMPSQVPIHISLDILDPGNKAVNYSLSFHSPE; from the coding sequence ATGACCGACAGTTTCGTCACCCAGTGCCCGCATTGCCAAGCGCGCTTTCGCGTCAACCACGCCCAATTGAGCGTGGCCCGCGGCGTGGTGCGCTGCGGCTCGTGCCTGCAAGTGTTCAATGCAGCTCGCCAGTTGCTGGAGCAGCGTGGCCAAGTGCCGGCGCCGCAGCCTGATCTGCCTGATCTGCCTGCTGCCGAGCCTGTTCCAGAGATCACACTTGAGGCACCGCGGGCAATCAGCCAGAAGCAGTGGACCGCCGAAGAGCTGGACCTGGACAACCTTGACTTGGACGAAGAGCTGGCCAAGCTGGAACGTCGCGAGATTCAGCACACGCTGCCGGCGGGTGCAGAACGTCGCCAGCCCGGCGCCGAGCGGCGCCAAAAAGAAGAATCCTTCAGCGCCAGCCGCGACACGGTTAAAGCCGAAGAAGAAAAATGGGCCGCCAGCCTGTTCAGCGAACCGCCTGAAGAGCGTGCCCAAAGCACTGAAGCCGAACCCGAGCCGACGAACGCACCTGCGACCAAGCAGCGCACCGAACCGTCCATGTCGTTCCACACCGACGATATCGACGATGAACCGCCACTGCGTTCAACGCCAGAAGATGACGACACCGATCCGCCATTCACGCCATTGACCCAGTCGGCCGATGACGTTGAACCCGAAGAACGCCCCAAACCCCGGCGCAAGCGCCCGCGCGCCGAAACGAATGTGCACGACGACCAACTGCTGGATCTCGAAGACGACCCGCTGCACCTCTACGCGCAAAAGCGTCCGGCCAGCCTGGGCCGTCGCCTGATCTGGCTGTTGCTGGTACTGATCGCCGCCGCCGGTCTCGCAGGCCAGTACATCGCCTACCAATTCGACGAGCTGGCCCGCCAGGACGCCTATCGCCCCTGGTTCCAGGAACTGTGCCCTACACTGGGCTGCACCGTGCCGTCACGGGTCGATATTGCCCATATCAAGAGCAGCAACCTGGTGGTGCGCAGCCACCCGGACTTCGCCGGGGCGCTGGTAGTGGACGCGATCATCTATAACCGCGCGACCTTCTCCCAGCCCTTCCCGCTGCTGGAGCTGCGTTTTGCCGACTTGAACGGCGGCCTGATTGCCAGTCGTCGCTTCAAACCCGCCGAATACCTCAGCGGCGAACTGGCCGGCGTTAGCGAAATGCCATCACAGGTCCCGATCCACATCTCCCTGGACATCCTCGATCCGGGCAATAAAGCCGTGAATTACAGCCTGAGCTTTCACTCGCCCGAGTAA
- the fis gene encoding DNA-binding transcriptional regulator Fis, with the protein MTMMTETLVSGTAPVSDNVNLKQHLNTPSEEGQTLRGSVEKALHNYFAHLEGASVTDVYNLVLSEVEAPLLESVMNYVKGNQTKASELLGLNRGTLRKKLKQYDLL; encoded by the coding sequence ATGACGATGATGACCGAGACTTTAGTGAGTGGAACAGCACCCGTGAGCGACAACGTCAATTTGAAACAGCACCTCAACACGCCGAGCGAAGAAGGCCAAACCCTTCGCGGGAGTGTCGAGAAGGCGCTGCACAATTATTTCGCCCACCTTGAGGGCGCTTCCGTCACGGACGTGTACAACCTGGTGCTCTCCGAAGTCGAGGCGCCCTTGCTCGAAAGCGTGATGAACTACGTCAAGGGCAACCAGACCAAAGCCAGTGAGCTGCTGGGCCTCAACCGTGGCACCTTGCGCAAAAAGCTCAAGCAATACGATTTGCTGTAA
- the purD gene encoding phosphoribosylamine--glycine ligase — MNVLIIGSGGREHALAWKVAQDPRVQKVFVAPGNAGTAIEAKCENVAIDVLALEQLADFAEKNVSLTIVGPEVPLVAGVVDLFRSRNLDCFGPTAGAAQLEGSKAFTKDFLARHKIPTADYQNFTEIEPALAYLREKGAPIVIKADGLAAGKGVIVAMTLQEAEDAVRDMLAGNAFGDAGSRVVIEEFLDGEEASFIVMVDGKNVLPMATSQDHKRVGDGDSGPNTGGMGAYSPAPVVTADVHKRVMDLVIWPTVRGMADEGNVYTGFLYAGLMIDKAGNPKVIEFNCRFGDPETQPVMLRLQSSLVLLVEAALAQALDKVEAQWDPRPSVGIVLAAGGYPADYDKGDVIEGLDAAATLEGKVFHAGTALKDGQVVTAGGRVLCATAMAASVDAAQQQAYKLAAKIDWKGCFYRKDIGYRAIARERGENS; from the coding sequence ATGAATGTTTTGATCATTGGCAGCGGTGGCCGTGAACACGCCCTGGCCTGGAAAGTTGCCCAAGACCCGCGCGTCCAGAAAGTTTTCGTTGCACCCGGCAACGCCGGCACCGCCATTGAAGCCAAGTGCGAGAACGTTGCTATCGACGTGCTCGCCCTTGAACAACTGGCCGACTTTGCTGAAAAGAATGTGTCCCTGACCATCGTCGGTCCGGAAGTCCCATTGGTTGCCGGCGTGGTGGACCTGTTCCGCAGCCGCAACCTGGACTGCTTCGGCCCAACCGCCGGCGCTGCCCAGCTGGAAGGTTCCAAGGCGTTCACCAAGGATTTCCTGGCGCGCCACAAGATCCCGACCGCCGACTACCAGAACTTCACCGAGATCGAGCCGGCCCTGGCTTACCTGCGTGAAAAAGGTGCGCCCATCGTGATCAAGGCCGACGGCCTGGCCGCCGGCAAAGGCGTGATCGTCGCCATGACCCTGCAAGAAGCCGAAGACGCCGTGCGCGATATGCTCGCCGGCAACGCTTTCGGTGACGCAGGTTCCCGCGTGGTGATCGAGGAGTTCCTCGACGGCGAAGAAGCCAGCTTTATCGTGATGGTCGACGGCAAGAACGTATTGCCGATGGCCACCAGCCAGGACCATAAACGCGTCGGCGACGGCGACAGCGGCCCGAACACCGGCGGCATGGGTGCCTACTCCCCTGCCCCGGTCGTCACCGCCGACGTGCACAAGCGCGTGATGGACCTGGTGATCTGGCCGACCGTGCGCGGCATGGCCGATGAGGGCAATGTGTACACCGGTTTCCTGTACGCCGGTTTGATGATCGACAAAGCCGGTAACCCGAAAGTCATCGAGTTCAACTGCCGCTTTGGCGACCCGGAAACCCAACCAGTGATGCTGCGCCTGCAATCGAGCCTGGTGCTACTGGTGGAAGCCGCCCTGGCACAGGCCTTGGACAAGGTTGAAGCGCAGTGGGACCCACGTCCGAGCGTTGGCATTGTGCTGGCGGCCGGTGGTTACCCTGCCGACTACGACAAGGGCGACGTCATCGAAGGCCTCGACGCCGCCGCGACGCTGGAAGGCAAGGTGTTCCATGCGGGCACCGCGCTGAAGGATGGCCAGGTCGTGACCGCCGGTGGCCGTGTGTTGTGCGCCACCGCCATGGCCGCCAGTGTCGACGCCGCGCAGCAGCAAGCGTACAAGCTGGCCGCGAAAATCGATTGGAAAGGCTGCTTCTACCGCAAAGACATCGGCTACCGCGCCATCGCCCGCGAACGTGGCGAAAACAGCTAA
- a CDS encoding hybrid sensor histidine kinase/response regulator → MRWLRIAIGFTVSLLTLLCLFPAQAAAQGSGWAVLLDEQADLQLSDIRSSRYTNQFSPIELDRISAAEPNGALWIRFKLQPGKHEQVLRVFAPDLSHLSLYVLDGDTLVEQQSTGTRQPQTERPLPSSDFMLPMPQSQKPLEVYLRLVSEHELRPYITLEPAVLAAADQTQTLIYGLLFGCLLMLILHNLTRFAYHRSRSSLWLAACEALLMLSLALLLNLVGPWLPNWHAIQTPGAYLALLLTAPCGLMFAYRFFMPLGPHPLNKLLMADILVIVLCGLLLLFVNTLPLNIITYALVALAGLSMLFISACHWQKGYRPARLFVAAMVVFNIGTLIILPALLGLTMISPQGLIVTLLAFICLSGLLMSLALGERQRAIVEARFSLSRDLAASNAEIAAKAEFLAKISHEIRTPMNGVLGMTELLLGTPLSVKQRDYVQTIHSAGNELLTLINEILDISKLESGQIELDDVQFDLNALIEDCLSIFRAKAEQQNVELISFIQPQVPRVISGDPTRLRQAMLSLLENALQKTDEGEVLIVVALDDRSTKPRLRIAVQDSGLPMEAAERDALLHSELHSKNFFSATRLNGHLGLVIARQLILLMNGEFGIKSGSHQGSTLWLTLPLDPERLEHPTSDLDGPLKGARVLVVDDNDTCRKVLVQQCSAWGLNVSAVPSGKEALALLRTKAHLRDYFDVVLLDQNMPGMTGMQLAAKIKEDPSLNHDILLIMLTGISNAPSKIIARNCGIKRILAKPVAGYTLKTTLADELTQRSKGTVPPRALPSAPAAVTVPSDFRILVAEDNSISTKVIRGMLGKLNLNPDTASNGEEALEAMKAQRYDLVLMDCEMPILDGFSATQQLRAWEVSHQRIRTPVVALTAHILSEHKERARQAGMDGHMAKPVELSQLRELVEFWVAQRQQRPEHAPS, encoded by the coding sequence GTGCGCTGGCTCAGGATCGCCATAGGTTTTACTGTCAGCCTGCTGACGCTGCTCTGCCTGTTCCCGGCCCAGGCTGCCGCGCAAGGCAGTGGCTGGGCAGTATTGCTTGATGAACAGGCCGACCTGCAGTTGAGCGACATCCGCTCTTCACGCTACACCAATCAATTCAGCCCCATCGAACTGGACCGCATCAGCGCCGCGGAACCGAACGGCGCGCTGTGGATACGGTTTAAGTTGCAACCCGGCAAACACGAGCAAGTGTTGCGGGTATTTGCCCCGGATTTGTCCCACCTGAGCCTCTATGTACTGGACGGCGATACCCTGGTGGAACAACAGAGCACCGGCACGCGCCAGCCCCAGACTGAGCGGCCGTTGCCCAGCAGCGACTTCATGCTGCCGATGCCCCAGAGCCAGAAACCGTTAGAGGTTTACCTGCGCCTGGTCTCGGAGCACGAACTGCGCCCGTATATCACCCTGGAACCGGCTGTGCTCGCCGCCGCCGACCAGACCCAGACGCTGATCTACGGCCTATTGTTCGGCTGCCTGCTGATGCTGATCCTGCACAACCTCACGCGCTTCGCCTACCACCGCTCACGCAGCAGCCTGTGGCTGGCGGCCTGCGAAGCGCTGTTGATGCTCAGCCTGGCGCTATTGCTGAACCTGGTGGGCCCATGGCTGCCGAACTGGCATGCGATCCAGACACCGGGCGCCTACCTGGCGTTGCTGCTGACCGCGCCCTGCGGGCTGATGTTTGCCTACCGTTTCTTCATGCCTCTGGGCCCACATCCACTGAACAAGCTGTTGATGGCCGACATCCTGGTCATCGTGCTGTGCGGCCTGCTGCTGTTGTTCGTCAACACCCTGCCGCTGAACATCATCACGTACGCGCTGGTGGCCCTGGCTGGCTTGAGCATGCTGTTTATCTCGGCCTGTCACTGGCAGAAAGGCTACCGCCCGGCACGCTTGTTCGTGGCGGCAATGGTGGTATTCAACATCGGTACGCTGATCATCCTGCCGGCGCTGCTTGGCCTGACGATGATTTCGCCCCAGGGCCTGATCGTCACGCTGCTGGCGTTCATCTGCCTCAGCGGCTTGTTGATGAGCCTGGCGTTGGGCGAACGCCAGCGCGCGATTGTCGAGGCACGTTTCAGCCTCAGTCGCGACCTGGCAGCGAGCAATGCCGAGATCGCCGCCAAGGCCGAGTTCCTGGCCAAGATCAGCCACGAAATCCGTACCCCCATGAACGGCGTGCTCGGCATGACCGAGCTGCTGCTGGGCACGCCGCTGTCGGTGAAACAGCGCGACTACGTGCAAACCATCCACAGCGCAGGTAATGAACTGCTTACCCTGATCAACGAAATCCTCGACATCTCCAAGCTGGAGTCCGGCCAGATAGAACTGGACGACGTGCAGTTCGACCTCAATGCGCTGATCGAAGATTGCCTGAGCATCTTCCGCGCCAAGGCCGAACAGCAGAACGTCGAACTGATCAGTTTTATCCAGCCCCAGGTGCCCCGCGTGATCAGCGGCGACCCGACACGCCTGCGCCAGGCCATGTTGAGCCTGCTGGAAAACGCCCTGCAAAAAACCGACGAAGGCGAAGTGCTGATCGTGGTTGCCCTGGACGATCGCAGCACCAAGCCACGCCTGCGCATTGCCGTGCAAGACAGCGGCCTGCCGATGGAAGCGGCCGAGCGCGACGCCCTGCTGCACAGCGAACTGCACAGCAAGAATTTCTTCTCGGCCACCCGTTTGAACGGCCACTTGGGCCTGGTTATCGCCCGCCAGTTGATCCTGCTGATGAACGGGGAGTTCGGCATCAAAAGCGGCAGCCATCAGGGCAGCACCCTGTGGCTGACCCTGCCGCTGGACCCGGAACGCCTGGAACACCCGACCTCCGACCTCGACGGCCCGCTCAAAGGCGCGCGGGTGCTGGTGGTGGACGACAACGACACCTGCCGCAAGGTGCTGGTGCAGCAATGCTCGGCCTGGGGCCTTAACGTCAGCGCCGTGCCATCGGGCAAGGAGGCCCTGGCGTTGCTGCGTACCAAGGCGCACCTGCGCGACTACTTCGATGTGGTGCTGCTGGACCAGAACATGCCCGGCATGACCGGCATGCAACTGGCAGCGAAAATCAAGGAAGACCCGAGCCTGAACCACGACATCCTGCTGATCATGCTCACCGGCATCAGCAACGCGCCGAGCAAGATCATCGCGCGCAACTGCGGGATCAAACGCATCCTCGCCAAGCCAGTCGCGGGTTACACGCTCAAGACCACCCTGGCGGATGAACTGACCCAGCGCAGCAAAGGCACCGTACCACCGCGTGCGTTGCCCAGCGCGCCAGCAGCCGTCACCGTACCCAGCGATTTCCGCATCCTGGTGGCCGAGGACAACAGCATTTCCACCAAAGTGATCCGTGGCATGCTCGGCAAGCTCAACCTCAACCCGGACACCGCCAGCAACGGCGAAGAAGCGCTGGAGGCGATGAAAGCCCAGCGTTATGACCTGGTGTTGATGGACTGCGAAATGCCGATCCTCGATGGCTTCTCGGCGACTCAGCAACTGCGTGCGTGGGAAGTCAGCCACCAGCGCATTCGCACACCGGTGGTGGCGCTTACCGCGCATATCCTCTCGGAGCACAAAGAACGTGCACGCCAGGCTGGGATGGACGGGCACATGGCCAAGCCGGTGGAGTTGTCGCAGTTGCGTGAGCTGGTGGAGTTCTGGGTGGCGCAGCGTCAGCAGCGCCCGGAGCACGCGCCTTCTTGA